From one Gracilibacillus salinarum genomic stretch:
- a CDS encoding CapA family protein — protein sequence MVDIFVCGDIVNYQHKDGYFISEPLRDIIAGANFSIANFEAPIQGNFGPAEKSGIQHHQCKNTIAALKDQGFDMLTLANNHIMDYGEEGLKATLNEIKANELRNIGAGTSFSEAYTPQIVKINNITIGFINACEAQFGVLDYNSSDKSGYAWINHNEIDEKIIELRNICDYVVVLAHAGLENFSIPQQEWRMRYKQFINLGADVVIGSHPHVPQGFEEYKGKFIFYSLGNFYFDSKNYVNKEDNSYSVLLKLEKELSFELIYHHKEDGQVLLSQDDQKINIHDLNRQLEDNYVSELDKISLSVFNKKIKKNLVYSLSIGIYDGGILSSLKRIIRIIIGREKRHNKKLLSLHLMRNETYYYVARRALELQANSKIDGDIHE from the coding sequence GTGGTAGATATTTTTGTATGCGGAGATATTGTCAATTATCAACATAAAGACGGTTATTTTATATCAGAACCATTACGCGATATAATTGCAGGTGCAAATTTTTCAATAGCAAATTTTGAAGCACCGATACAAGGTAATTTTGGCCCTGCGGAGAAGTCTGGTATTCAGCATCATCAATGCAAAAATACGATTGCAGCATTAAAGGATCAAGGATTTGATATGCTTACTCTAGCTAACAACCATATTATGGATTATGGTGAAGAAGGCTTGAAAGCAACACTAAATGAAATAAAAGCTAATGAACTTAGAAATATTGGGGCTGGTACGAGCTTTTCCGAAGCTTATACCCCTCAAATAGTTAAAATAAATAATATAACGATAGGTTTTATTAATGCATGTGAAGCACAGTTTGGTGTCCTAGACTATAATTCGTCTGATAAAAGTGGTTATGCCTGGATTAATCACAATGAAATAGATGAGAAGATTATCGAGTTAAGAAATATATGTGATTATGTTGTTGTGCTTGCGCATGCAGGATTGGAAAACTTCTCTATTCCCCAACAAGAATGGCGAATGCGATATAAACAATTCATTAATCTTGGTGCAGATGTTGTAATAGGATCTCATCCACACGTTCCTCAAGGATTTGAAGAGTATAAAGGGAAATTTATTTTTTATAGTTTGGGTAATTTTTATTTTGATTCGAAAAATTATGTAAACAAAGAGGATAACTCTTATTCTGTGTTACTAAAACTTGAAAAAGAGTTGAGTTTTGAGTTGATTTACCACCATAAAGAAGATGGACAAGTGTTATTATCCCAAGACGATCAAAAAATAAATATACATGATTTAAATAGACAACTGGAAGATAATTATGTCTCTGAATTAGACAAAATATCTTTATCAGTATTTAATAAAAAGATTAAAAAGAACTTAGTTTATTCTCTTTCAATTGGTATATATGATGGAGGGATTCTGTCGAGCTTAAAAAGAATAATCAGAATTATCATTGGGAGAGAAAAACGGCATAATAAAAAATTATTATCTTTACACTTAATGCGTAATGAAACATATTATTATGTGGCTAGAAGAGCACTAGAACTACAAGCTAATTCTAAGATTGATGGTGATATACATGAGTGA
- a CDS encoding lipopolysaccharide biosynthesis protein has protein sequence MFNKLSKFFKNKFIRNVIIMVSGTAGAQAITMLLSPIITRVYGPENYGLMGTFMAIVIIMGPIASLTYPIAIVLPKKDSEAKNLILLSVIIAISGAAIVAILLLILKPFIVEWFDIGDIQGYLYLIPVVLLGACFLQINEQWLIRKNSFKVSAKAAILQVIVTQGGKAGIGLFAPYASVLIIISAFNEAIKGIFMFLLSKRNVPLKFVKNAINFEELKEVARKYRDFPKYRSPQVFLNASSQNLPVLMLTAFFGPAAAGFYSIGRTVLNIPSQLIGKSVGDVFYPRISEAANNKEDVTGIVIKATMILAMIGLIPYGIIVAFGPQLFSFVFGEEWFRAGEYARWMALWVYFMFINQPSVKTLPVINAQRFHLIFTIVMLIGRVSVLFLGYYLYSSDIVAVAFFGIASAVLNIALIFGTVYLTKKHKRMT, from the coding sequence ATGTTTAATAAGTTAAGTAAGTTCTTTAAAAATAAATTCATACGAAACGTTATCATTATGGTTTCGGGTACTGCAGGAGCTCAAGCAATTACTATGCTACTGTCCCCAATAATAACACGTGTGTATGGTCCTGAGAATTATGGGTTAATGGGGACATTTATGGCCATCGTAATAATAATGGGGCCCATTGCATCTCTAACCTACCCGATAGCGATCGTTTTACCTAAGAAGGATTCAGAAGCAAAGAATCTTATTTTACTTTCTGTCATCATTGCCATATCTGGAGCAGCTATAGTTGCTATTCTCCTCTTAATTTTAAAACCGTTTATTGTGGAATGGTTTGATATTGGCGATATACAGGGTTACTTGTATTTAATACCTGTAGTCTTGTTAGGAGCTTGTTTTCTGCAAATAAATGAACAGTGGCTTATAAGAAAAAATAGTTTTAAAGTTTCTGCGAAAGCAGCTATTTTACAAGTAATTGTTACACAAGGTGGTAAAGCAGGAATTGGGTTATTTGCCCCTTATGCATCTGTATTAATAATCATCTCTGCGTTTAATGAAGCAATTAAAGGGATTTTTATGTTTCTCTTGTCAAAACGAAATGTACCGCTTAAATTCGTAAAAAATGCCATAAATTTCGAAGAGTTGAAAGAAGTAGCTAGAAAGTATAGAGACTTCCCTAAATATCGTTCACCACAAGTATTCTTGAATGCATCATCTCAGAATCTTCCTGTTTTAATGTTAACAGCATTTTTTGGACCTGCAGCGGCGGGATTTTATTCGATTGGTAGGACCGTACTTAATATCCCATCGCAATTAATTGGCAAATCAGTCGGAGATGTGTTCTATCCTAGAATATCGGAAGCAGCCAATAATAAGGAAGATGTGACTGGAATTGTTATTAAGGCAACCATGATTTTAGCAATGATTGGTCTCATTCCTTATGGGATTATTGTGGCATTCGGACCTCAATTATTTAGCTTTGTATTTGGTGAGGAATGGTTTAGGGCAGGAGAATATGCAAGATGGATGGCTCTATGGGTTTATTTTATGTTTATTAATCAGCCTTCAGTTAAGACATTACCAGTTATCAATGCTCAAAGGTTTCATTTGATCTTTACAATAGTAATGTTAATAGGGCGTGTATCTGTATTATTTTTAGGATATTACTTATATTCAAGTGATATAGTTGCAGTAGCATTCTTTGGAATTGCTAGTGCCGTGCTAAATATTGCTTTAATATTTGGAACTGTTTATTTAACTAAAAAGCATAAAAGGATGACTTAA